The Budorcas taxicolor isolate Tak-1 chromosome 25, Takin1.1, whole genome shotgun sequence genome includes a region encoding these proteins:
- the LOC128069269 gene encoding prostate and testis expressed protein 1-like — protein sequence MDKSLLLGLPVLLCCFRVLCGSFAADREHGMDELSVDDRHLPEIIQCRTCHIQFPRQKCSRGRGLCIAVKEEACTTGKIFKNDGTLWLTFRGCLKNCANVNNIKWSVYLVNFRCCRSHDLCNEDI from the exons ATGGACAAGTCCCTCCTGCTGGGGCTCCCTGTCCTCCTCTGCTGCTTTCGAG taCTGTGCGGGTCATTTGCAGCAGACCGAGAACATGGAA TGGATGAACTATCTGTTGATGATCGCCATTTACCTG AAATTATTCAGTGTAGGACGTGCCACATCCAGTTTCCAAGACAGAAGTGTTCCAGAGGCAGAGGACTATGTATTGCAGTGAAAGAAGAGGCTTGCACAACTGGGAAGATTTTCAAAA ATGATGGCACTCTCTGGTTAACCTTCAGGGGTTGCCTAAAGAACTGCGCTAACGTGAACAACATAAAGTGGAGCGTCTACCTGGTGAACTTCAGGTGTTGCAGGAGCCATGACTTGTGCAATGAAGACATCTAG